One Microbacterium keratanolyticum DNA window includes the following coding sequences:
- a CDS encoding PucR family transcriptional regulator has product MTDAPTLRTLLRRSDLALELVSPVDTALLDRPLRWVHSSDLADPTPFLTEDLVLLTTGTQFRDEDSVAAHAYVRRLAERGVAGLGFGTEVHRAGIPAELIAACAEVGMPLFEVPYRTPFIAIARAHAEAIAAQAYARRTWALDTQRALAIAALRPRGLESTLSELARRLDVWVGLFDATGSLAHQHPQTALDAETRQDLAAHAGDLIARGAQATQSFTVGAQPFLLFTLGRGGSLRGVIALATGALDPEARTVVTSVIAMAGLAREQSEQLGRRTARLNRQVLESLLLDDPTLARRVLGAVPPAPIVVAVAEANAPAEAIIEWCERRRANDAIPFFAAEGREGLTLCVSARHEDLITEAAERFTARWGVSEADGYSAFARLHEQAHLALARGTGPVSRYSDAASASMIGALATDEARMVAESRLAPVRRHDEASGTDLERTLRVWLEHDAKLDAAAAALGVHRHTVRSRVAQASALLGLDLSTFPARAELWVALSTLSD; this is encoded by the coding sequence ATGACGGACGCTCCCACGCTGCGCACATTGCTGCGGCGCTCGGATCTCGCACTCGAGCTCGTCTCGCCCGTCGACACCGCGCTCCTGGATCGCCCCCTGCGGTGGGTGCACAGCTCCGACCTCGCCGACCCCACGCCGTTCCTCACAGAAGACCTGGTGCTGCTGACGACCGGCACCCAGTTCCGCGATGAGGACTCCGTCGCCGCGCACGCCTACGTCCGGCGGCTCGCGGAACGCGGCGTCGCCGGACTCGGCTTCGGCACAGAGGTGCATCGCGCGGGCATCCCCGCCGAGCTCATCGCCGCCTGCGCAGAGGTGGGGATGCCGCTCTTCGAGGTGCCCTACCGCACGCCCTTCATCGCCATCGCCCGCGCGCACGCCGAGGCGATCGCCGCACAGGCCTACGCACGACGCACCTGGGCGCTCGACACCCAGCGCGCGCTCGCGATCGCCGCACTCCGCCCTCGGGGTCTCGAGTCCACCCTGAGTGAACTCGCCCGCAGGCTCGACGTCTGGGTCGGGCTCTTCGATGCGACGGGATCGCTCGCCCATCAGCATCCGCAGACCGCCCTTGACGCCGAGACACGGCAGGATCTCGCCGCTCACGCCGGCGATCTCATCGCGCGCGGCGCTCAGGCGACACAGTCCTTCACCGTGGGAGCGCAGCCGTTCCTGCTGTTCACGCTCGGCCGCGGCGGCAGCCTGCGGGGCGTCATCGCCCTCGCCACCGGTGCGCTCGATCCGGAAGCGCGCACCGTCGTGACCTCGGTCATCGCGATGGCGGGGCTCGCCCGCGAGCAGAGCGAGCAGCTCGGCCGACGCACGGCACGCCTCAACCGCCAGGTGCTCGAATCGCTCCTGCTCGACGATCCGACGCTCGCCCGTCGCGTGCTGGGTGCCGTGCCGCCGGCGCCGATCGTAGTCGCCGTCGCGGAGGCGAATGCTCCTGCCGAGGCGATCATCGAATGGTGCGAGCGACGCCGCGCGAACGATGCAATCCCGTTCTTCGCCGCCGAAGGCCGCGAAGGACTCACGCTGTGCGTCTCGGCGAGGCACGAAGACCTGATCACAGAGGCAGCGGAGCGGTTCACCGCACGCTGGGGCGTGTCCGAGGCCGACGGCTACTCGGCCTTCGCGCGGCTGCACGAGCAGGCGCACCTCGCACTTGCACGCGGAACAGGTCCGGTGTCGCGGTACAGCGATGCGGCGAGCGCGAGCATGATCGGCGCGCTCGCGACCGACGAGGCGCGCATGGTCGCCGAGTCACGCCTGGCTCCGGTGCGACGACACGACGAGGCGTCCGGAACCGACCTCGAACGCACCCTGCGTGTGTGGCTGGAGCACGATGCGAAACTCGACGCGGCGGCTGCCGCGCTGGGCGTGCACCGCCACACGGTGCGCAGTCGCGTGGCGCAGGCATCCGCTCTGCTCGGCCTCGACCTCTCGACCTTCCCGGCGCGCGCCGAACTCTGGGTCGCACTGTCGACGCTGAGCGACTGA
- a CDS encoding universal stress protein, translating into MSGAIVVGYTATESGADALALGARLARGLGMRLHLVIVLPSEGTRSAAVPPERAYEAHIRAQAQEWLRDALAQVPQDITRSGHVRFEESFAAGLIAAGEEFGARLIVVGAANGSTFGRHRLGSVASELLHSSTIPVALAPAGSATRTRIDTPITRVTAAIGTRPGADVLLEEAVSLASASGGSLRLISLVPFDVPPGLDTGAITLVRNVHGDDVLAQARASLPEGVSADVERAAGDSVEDAVAHLPWQDGEIVLVGSSRLAQPRRLFLGSTAAKMLHELPVPMIVVPRTRATDISTGGDQA; encoded by the coding sequence ATGAGCGGCGCGATCGTCGTCGGCTACACCGCGACGGAGTCGGGAGCGGATGCTCTCGCGCTCGGCGCGCGCCTGGCCCGCGGGCTCGGGATGCGTCTGCACCTCGTGATCGTGCTGCCCTCTGAGGGCACACGCAGCGCCGCCGTGCCGCCGGAGCGCGCCTACGAGGCCCACATCCGCGCACAGGCGCAGGAGTGGCTGCGCGATGCGCTCGCTCAGGTCCCGCAGGACATCACGCGCAGCGGGCACGTGCGCTTCGAGGAGTCCTTCGCCGCGGGCCTCATCGCCGCGGGCGAGGAGTTCGGGGCACGCCTCATCGTCGTCGGCGCCGCGAACGGCTCGACCTTCGGCCGGCACCGCCTCGGCTCCGTGGCATCCGAGCTTCTGCACTCCTCGACCATCCCGGTGGCGCTCGCGCCCGCCGGGTCCGCAACTCGCACGCGAATCGACACCCCGATCACGCGCGTGACAGCAGCCATCGGCACCCGACCCGGTGCCGACGTGCTTCTGGAAGAAGCAGTGAGCCTCGCCAGCGCGAGCGGAGGCTCACTGCGACTCATCTCGCTCGTGCCGTTCGACGTCCCGCCCGGACTCGACACCGGCGCGATCACGCTGGTGCGCAATGTGCACGGCGACGACGTCCTGGCCCAGGCGCGGGCATCTCTTCCCGAGGGCGTCTCGGCGGATGTCGAACGTGCTGCCGGTGACAGCGTCGAAGACGCCGTCGCCCACCTTCCCTGGCAGGACGGCGAGATCGTTCTCGTCGGATCCAGCCGTCTCGCACAGCCACGTCGGCTGTTCCTGGGCTCGACAGCGGCGAAGATGCTGCACGAGCTCCCCGTTCCCATGATCGTCGTGCCGCGCACCCGCGCCACCGACATCTCCACTGGAGGAGACCAGGCATGA
- a CDS encoding alpha/beta fold hydrolase: MTTSPVLPALPDSVTISEVPVADGVSLRVLRAGSGTPLVMLPGWTCSADFFVHQLTGLSDGFDVIAIDPRGHGGSSKPLTGNTFAQRGNDLAALVDALGLDRFVLLGWSFGVLDALSYIRSHGTDRIEKLVIVDETPKVPADPADASEWGEAPLTHDGIVGLQRAVLDDRVGFWTAYASYMIGSENADDVARIVELGLQTPEHIAVASVMDGATSDYSAEAASASVAVPTLFLAREDWADDARTWVTAHMPQAQFDTIPLHMGFATHAEDFNAKVREFAAANA; this comes from the coding sequence ATGACGACTTCACCCGTGCTGCCTGCCCTCCCCGACTCCGTCACGATCTCGGAGGTCCCCGTCGCCGATGGCGTCTCGCTGCGCGTGCTGCGCGCGGGATCGGGCACTCCCCTGGTGATGCTGCCCGGCTGGACGTGCTCCGCCGACTTCTTCGTGCACCAGCTCACCGGCCTCTCCGACGGGTTCGATGTGATCGCGATCGACCCGCGCGGACACGGCGGATCATCCAAGCCCCTGACGGGCAACACCTTCGCGCAGCGTGGGAACGACCTCGCCGCTCTCGTCGATGCGCTCGGGCTCGACCGGTTCGTGCTGCTCGGCTGGTCGTTCGGCGTTCTGGACGCGCTCAGCTACATCCGCTCCCACGGCACGGATCGCATCGAGAAGCTCGTGATCGTGGATGAGACCCCGAAGGTTCCCGCCGACCCGGCGGATGCGTCGGAGTGGGGCGAGGCGCCGCTCACGCACGACGGCATCGTCGGACTGCAGCGCGCGGTCCTGGATGACCGCGTCGGATTCTGGACCGCCTACGCGAGCTACATGATCGGTTCGGAGAACGCCGACGACGTCGCTCGCATCGTCGAACTCGGCCTGCAGACCCCCGAGCACATCGCGGTCGCCTCCGTCATGGACGGCGCGACGAGCGACTACTCGGCCGAAGCCGCCTCCGCGAGCGTCGCCGTGCCGACGCTGTTCCTCGCGCGCGAGGACTGGGCCGATGACGCACGCACCTGGGTCACGGCGCACATGCCTCAGGCTCAGTTCGACACGATCCCGCTGCACATGGGATTCGCAACGCACGCCGAGGACTTCAACGCGAAGGTGCGGGAGTTCGCCGCGGCGAACGCTTAG
- the gabT gene encoding 4-aminobutyrate--2-oxoglutarate transaminase → MTLLDAATDAAPLGGPSLPQERRLVTALPGPRSAEILARKANAVPAGVGHTVPVAAVAAGGGVVVDADGNSLIDLGSGIAVTSVGNAHPKVVAAVAAQAAQFTHTCFMISPYESYIEVAEALNRVTPGSFAKKTALFNSGAEAVENAIKIARKHTGRQAVVAFDHGYHGRTNLTMALTAKSMPYKSGFGPFAPEVYRAPMSYPFRDGLSGADAAARAILQLEKQIGADNLAAIIIEPIQGEGGFIVPADGFLNAIVDWCRANGVVFIADEVQTGFARTGAMFASEIFGIEPDLITTAKGIAAGLPLAAVTGRAEIMDASHAGGLGGTYGGNPVACAAALAAIDVFENEGLIERAQQIGESLKARLTAIQASDARIGDIRGHGAMIAAEFVDPETNAPDAALTAAVAKACIAEGVIVLTCGTYGNVIRFLPPLSIGDELLNEGLDVVAAALASA, encoded by the coding sequence ATGACTCTCCTCGACGCCGCAACCGACGCAGCCCCCCTCGGCGGACCCTCGCTCCCGCAGGAGCGCCGCCTGGTCACCGCCCTTCCCGGGCCGCGCTCGGCCGAGATCCTCGCGCGCAAGGCCAACGCGGTTCCGGCGGGCGTCGGGCACACGGTTCCCGTGGCCGCTGTTGCCGCGGGCGGTGGCGTGGTCGTCGATGCCGACGGCAACTCCCTGATCGACCTCGGTTCGGGGATCGCGGTCACGAGCGTCGGCAACGCGCACCCGAAGGTCGTCGCGGCGGTCGCCGCGCAGGCGGCGCAGTTCACGCACACCTGTTTCATGATCTCGCCCTACGAGTCGTACATCGAGGTCGCCGAGGCGCTCAACCGCGTCACGCCCGGTTCCTTCGCGAAGAAGACCGCGCTGTTCAACTCGGGTGCCGAGGCCGTCGAGAACGCGATCAAGATCGCCCGCAAGCACACGGGCCGTCAGGCCGTCGTCGCCTTCGACCACGGATACCATGGCCGCACGAACCTCACGATGGCGCTCACCGCGAAGTCGATGCCCTACAAGAGCGGCTTCGGGCCGTTCGCCCCCGAGGTCTACCGCGCGCCGATGTCGTACCCGTTCCGCGACGGACTGAGCGGAGCGGATGCCGCAGCCCGAGCCATTCTGCAGCTGGAGAAGCAGATCGGCGCCGACAACCTCGCGGCGATCATCATCGAGCCCATCCAGGGCGAGGGCGGCTTCATCGTCCCCGCAGACGGATTCCTCAACGCGATCGTCGACTGGTGCCGTGCGAACGGCGTCGTCTTCATCGCCGACGAGGTGCAGACGGGCTTCGCCCGCACGGGAGCGATGTTCGCGAGTGAGATCTTCGGCATCGAGCCCGACCTCATCACGACCGCCAAGGGCATCGCGGCAGGTCTTCCGCTCGCCGCCGTCACAGGGCGCGCAGAGATTATGGATGCCTCGCACGCCGGCGGTCTCGGCGGCACCTATGGGGGCAACCCCGTCGCCTGCGCTGCGGCTCTCGCGGCGATCGACGTGTTCGAGAACGAGGGCCTCATCGAGCGCGCGCAGCAGATCGGCGAGAGCCTGAAGGCGCGTCTCACCGCGATCCAGGCCTCGGACGCTCGTATCGGCGACATCCGCGGACACGGTGCGATGATCGCGGCTGAGTTCGTGGATCCGGAGACGAATGCTCCGGATGCGGCGCTCACCGCTGCCGTCGCCAAGGCCTGCATCGCGGAGGGCGTGATCGTTCTCACCTGCGGCACCTACGGCAACGTCATCCGCTTCCTGCCGCCGCTGTCGATCGGCGACGAGCTGCTGAACGAGGGCCTCGACGTCGTCGCCGCGGCCCTGGCGTCCGCCTGA
- a CDS encoding flavin monoamine oxidase family protein yields the protein MVEITRDVVIVGAGAAGLTAANELRKAGLSVAVLEARDRVGGRLWTDVIDGAMLEIGGQWVSPDQDALIETVAELGLETFSRYREGDSVYVGPDGAVHRFTGEMFPVAPETERVIAEVTSLLDQMVSEIDPDRPWEHPKAAEWDAITWDAWLREQTDDDEAVRNLAFATGSAMLTKPTHAFSLLQSLLMAASAGSYSNLVDADFILDKRVVGGLQQVPLLLAERLGDDVHLNQPVRTLEWGDGGVTVTTDDLTVRGRFAILAHAPVLYNRISFVPALPRRQHQLHQHLSMGFVIKVHAVYETPFWREKGLSGTAFSPYELSHEAYDNSNHGDERGTLVGFVSDQNADDLFTLSAEERKERILESLSHYYGEEAKNPVVYYESDWGSEEWTRGAYAASFDMGGLHRYGPDLREAVGPIHFACSDMAGAGYQHVDGAIRMGRLAASSIVEASRA from the coding sequence ATGGTTGAGATCACCCGCGACGTAGTGATCGTCGGCGCAGGCGCTGCCGGACTCACCGCCGCCAACGAATTGCGAAAAGCCGGACTCTCGGTGGCGGTGCTCGAGGCCCGCGACCGTGTCGGCGGACGCCTGTGGACCGACGTCATCGACGGCGCGATGCTGGAGATCGGCGGCCAGTGGGTGTCGCCCGACCAGGACGCGCTCATCGAGACCGTCGCCGAGCTCGGCCTGGAGACCTTCAGCCGATACCGCGAGGGCGACAGCGTGTACGTCGGACCCGATGGCGCGGTGCACCGCTTCACCGGTGAGATGTTCCCGGTCGCACCCGAGACGGAGCGCGTGATCGCCGAGGTCACGTCGCTGCTCGATCAGATGGTGTCCGAGATCGATCCGGACCGCCCCTGGGAGCATCCAAAGGCCGCTGAGTGGGACGCCATCACCTGGGATGCCTGGCTGCGCGAGCAGACCGACGATGACGAGGCCGTGCGCAACCTGGCGTTCGCGACGGGCTCAGCCATGCTCACGAAGCCCACACACGCGTTCTCTCTGCTGCAGTCGCTGCTGATGGCCGCATCCGCCGGGTCGTACTCGAACCTCGTCGATGCCGACTTCATCCTCGACAAGCGCGTCGTCGGTGGTCTGCAGCAGGTTCCGCTGCTGCTTGCCGAGCGTCTGGGCGACGACGTGCACCTGAACCAGCCCGTGCGCACACTCGAATGGGGCGACGGGGGCGTCACGGTGACGACCGATGACCTGACGGTCCGCGGCCGCTTCGCGATCCTCGCGCACGCTCCTGTGCTCTACAACCGGATCAGCTTCGTGCCCGCGTTGCCGCGTCGTCAGCACCAGCTGCACCAGCACCTGTCGATGGGCTTCGTCATCAAGGTGCACGCGGTCTACGAGACCCCGTTCTGGCGGGAGAAGGGTCTGTCGGGAACCGCCTTCAGCCCTTACGAGCTGTCGCACGAGGCGTACGACAACAGCAACCACGGCGACGAGCGCGGCACACTGGTCGGCTTCGTCAGCGATCAAAACGCCGACGACCTGTTCACCCTCAGCGCAGAGGAGCGCAAGGAGCGCATCCTCGAGTCCCTCTCGCACTACTACGGCGAAGAGGCGAAGAACCCCGTCGTCTACTACGAGAGCGACTGGGGGAGCGAGGAGTGGACCCGCGGCGCCTATGCTGCGAGCTTCGACATGGGTGGCCTGCACCGCTACGGTCCGGACCTTCGTGAGGCCGTCGGCCCGATCCACTTCGCCTGCAGCGACATGGCGGGCGCCGGCTACCAGCACGTCGACGGTGCGATCCGGATGGGGCGCCTCGCAGCCTCCTCGATCGTTGAAGCGAGCCGGGCATGA
- the phnE gene encoding phosphonate ABC transporter, permease protein PhnE, with protein sequence MDRLALPPKPKGAWKAPVIALVIVAITVVMCLPGIGIGVDLGAITRNWQNGADKIVKLLVPDWSFFPRTIPPLIETLQMAVIASVLGAAVALPVSFWAARNTNPTTATRMVVRGVLNVVRAVPDLLYAAILVAMVGVGALPGILALLLFNIGIVVKLVSEAIDTNDTGPLEAGRAVGATQTQINRTLALPDAWPAFANQALYAFELNVRASTVLGLVGAGGLGLLIDAVRTFYRYDQLSLIILEILIVVIVIDIVSDAIRRRLV encoded by the coding sequence ATCGACCGACTTGCGCTCCCGCCGAAGCCGAAGGGTGCGTGGAAGGCTCCCGTGATCGCCCTGGTGATCGTGGCGATCACGGTCGTCATGTGCCTACCCGGCATCGGGATCGGCGTCGATCTGGGCGCGATCACTCGCAACTGGCAGAACGGCGCCGACAAGATCGTGAAGCTGCTCGTGCCCGACTGGAGTTTCTTCCCGCGCACGATCCCGCCGCTCATCGAGACCCTGCAGATGGCCGTCATCGCCTCCGTGCTGGGCGCCGCCGTCGCGCTGCCGGTGAGCTTCTGGGCGGCGCGGAACACGAACCCGACCACCGCGACGCGCATGGTGGTGCGCGGTGTGCTGAATGTCGTCCGTGCGGTTCCCGACCTGCTGTACGCGGCCATCCTGGTGGCGATGGTCGGCGTCGGAGCGCTGCCCGGCATCCTGGCGCTGCTGCTGTTCAACATCGGCATCGTCGTCAAACTCGTCTCGGAAGCCATCGACACCAACGACACCGGCCCGCTCGAAGCGGGGCGCGCCGTGGGGGCGACGCAGACGCAGATCAACCGCACGCTCGCGCTGCCCGACGCGTGGCCGGCGTTCGCGAACCAGGCGCTCTATGCCTTCGAGCTCAACGTGCGGGCCTCGACCGTGCTCGGCCTGGTCGGGGCTGGCGGTCTCGGACTTCTCATCGACGCCGTGCGCACCTTCTACCGCTACGACCAGCTCTCACTCATCATCCTGGAGATCCTCATCGTGGTGATCGTCATCGACATTGTCAGCGACGCGATCCGGCGGCGGCTCGTATGA
- a CDS encoding MurR/RpiR family transcriptional regulator — protein MPEFSASAPPLARIATVRNTLQPAERRVADLVAAHPADVVEWTAQEVAERAGVGRATVVRTCQSFGYRGYPQLRVALAAELARGNEGHIDHGPSVLGRMRGEIDRLAASLPALASVLDAEAVADAVRIAAQSRRLLILANGLSSPIASDLAMRLTAAGRPAEFIADAIAQQIAARHLTADDACIIVSGSGANEASLRVASAAAQGGAELIAMTSFASSALTELASRSLVIAPSGVSFRDELEHTSRVAYLVFAEVFADAVAAERGADAREARAHALEVVSNNLGESAS, from the coding sequence GTGCCCGAGTTCTCCGCTAGCGCCCCGCCCCTCGCCCGCATCGCCACTGTGCGCAACACCCTCCAGCCCGCCGAGCGCCGCGTCGCCGACCTGGTCGCCGCACACCCCGCGGACGTCGTCGAATGGACGGCGCAAGAGGTCGCGGAACGGGCGGGCGTCGGCCGGGCCACGGTCGTGCGCACCTGCCAGAGCTTCGGCTATCGCGGCTACCCGCAGCTGCGGGTCGCACTCGCCGCCGAGCTCGCGCGGGGGAACGAGGGGCACATCGATCACGGGCCGAGCGTGCTCGGACGCATGCGCGGCGAGATCGATCGTCTCGCCGCGTCGCTTCCTGCGCTCGCGAGCGTGCTCGACGCGGAGGCCGTGGCGGATGCCGTGCGCATCGCCGCGCAGTCACGGAGACTCTTGATCCTCGCGAACGGGCTCTCGTCGCCCATCGCGAGCGATCTCGCCATGCGCCTCACGGCCGCAGGGCGCCCGGCCGAGTTCATCGCCGACGCCATCGCGCAGCAGATCGCCGCACGTCACCTCACGGCGGATGACGCCTGCATCATCGTGAGCGGATCGGGCGCGAACGAGGCGAGCCTGCGCGTCGCGTCGGCGGCCGCGCAGGGAGGCGCCGAACTCATCGCGATGACCTCGTTCGCGTCCTCCGCTCTGACCGAGCTGGCGAGCAGGTCGCTCGTGATCGCACCGTCCGGGGTGAGTTTTCGCGATGAGCTCGAGCACACCTCGCGCGTCGCCTACCTCGTGTTCGCAGAGGTCTTCGCCGATGCGGTCGCCGCCGAGCGCGGCGCGGATGCCCGTGAGGCACGGGCACACGCGCTCGAGGTGGTGTCGAACAACCTCGGCGAGAGCGCGAGCTAA
- the phnE gene encoding phosphonate ABC transporter, permease protein PhnE — protein MTAPTLQLPQRPRRPWAVVGWLVITAAAVLAFWSVDIAWERLADLPAEIVRYFGLMFAAPNWEKLPEALWQTWRSVEMAWVGTILGILLATPLSLLAARGFGPAWLRALLRGLFSLIRAVPEIIIAIVILSVTGLTPFTGALALAINGIGTLGKWGYEAVEAVPPGPIEAARAAGGSTAQVLRWGVWPQAEPVFWSFWLYRFEINVRSSAVLGLIGVGGIGDMLTSYTQYREWSTVGVLLIVVVIVTMLIDGASGAIRRRIMEGSRARVLR, from the coding sequence ATGACCGCGCCAACGCTGCAACTCCCGCAGAGACCACGGCGGCCATGGGCTGTCGTCGGATGGCTCGTCATCACCGCCGCCGCCGTGCTCGCGTTCTGGTCGGTCGACATCGCCTGGGAGCGACTCGCCGATCTCCCTGCCGAGATCGTGCGCTACTTCGGCCTCATGTTCGCTGCGCCCAACTGGGAGAAGCTGCCCGAGGCACTGTGGCAGACCTGGCGCAGCGTCGAGATGGCCTGGGTGGGGACGATCCTCGGCATTCTGCTCGCGACGCCGCTGAGCCTGCTCGCCGCTCGCGGCTTCGGCCCGGCCTGGCTGCGCGCGCTGCTGCGCGGCCTTTTCTCGCTCATCCGTGCTGTGCCTGAGATCATCATCGCGATCGTCATCCTCTCGGTGACCGGCCTGACCCCGTTCACAGGGGCACTCGCACTCGCGATCAACGGCATCGGCACCCTCGGCAAATGGGGGTATGAGGCGGTCGAGGCTGTGCCGCCCGGGCCGATCGAAGCAGCGCGGGCCGCAGGAGGATCGACGGCGCAGGTGCTGCGCTGGGGCGTCTGGCCGCAGGCCGAGCCCGTGTTCTGGTCGTTCTGGCTGTATCGCTTCGAGATCAACGTCCGCTCGTCCGCCGTGCTGGGCCTCATCGGAGTGGGCGGAATCGGCGACATGCTCACCTCGTACACGCAGTACCGTGAGTGGTCGACGGTCGGTGTGCTGCTGATCGTCGTCGTCATCGTCACGATGCTGATCGATGGAGCCTCCGGCGCCATTCGCCGACGCATCATGGAGGGATCCCGTGCCCGAGTTCTCCGCTAG
- a CDS encoding APC family permease, whose amino-acid sequence MSTTPRATAPDSGGANTPDAPVTGGISRKGLSAGTVGLLGAVVIGISCIAPAYTFTAAVGPVASVVGSQIPAIILVGFLPMLLVAFGYRELNNRMPDSGTSFTWATRAFGPWIGWMAGWGLVVATILVLSNLAGVAVDFLFLLISQVTGNTEIADLAANTGINIVVCLLFMLAATWISYRDMKTTQKLQYWLVGFQVLVLIGFSIAAIAQAVSGGGFDPQPFDLNWFNPFAVPTFSAFAAGLSLSIFIFWGWDVTLTMNEETKDPERTPGRAATVTVLTIVSLYLLLAIAMIMFAGTGTGELGLGNEDIQENVFFHLSGPILGPLAFLVSLAVLTSSASSLQSTFVGPARTLLAMGHYGALPPAYGKVNPRFFTPGYATIVSAIVASAFYAVMRVVSENTLWDTILTLGMMICFYYGITAFACVWYFRKQWFDSARNVFFTFLFPLVGGIILAILFVTTLIDSMDPAYGSGAQIGGLGIVFILGMVIIVLGIIVMIWQAIRRPAFFRGQTLGTDAPARGA is encoded by the coding sequence ATGAGCACCACACCTCGGGCAACGGCGCCCGATTCCGGCGGGGCGAACACACCCGACGCGCCCGTCACCGGCGGCATCTCGCGCAAGGGACTGAGTGCCGGCACCGTCGGACTCCTCGGCGCCGTCGTCATCGGCATCTCCTGCATCGCACCGGCGTACACGTTCACCGCGGCCGTCGGGCCCGTGGCATCCGTCGTCGGATCGCAGATCCCCGCGATCATCCTCGTCGGCTTCCTGCCGATGCTGCTGGTCGCCTTCGGCTACCGCGAACTCAACAACCGGATGCCGGACTCCGGCACGTCCTTCACCTGGGCGACCCGCGCCTTCGGCCCGTGGATCGGCTGGATGGCCGGATGGGGTCTCGTCGTCGCGACGATCCTTGTGCTGTCCAATCTCGCCGGCGTCGCCGTCGACTTCCTGTTCCTGTTGATCTCGCAGGTGACAGGCAACACCGAGATCGCCGACCTCGCGGCCAACACGGGCATCAACATCGTCGTGTGCCTGCTGTTCATGCTGGCGGCGACGTGGATCTCGTACCGCGACATGAAGACGACGCAGAAGCTGCAGTACTGGCTGGTCGGCTTCCAGGTGCTCGTGCTGATCGGCTTCTCGATCGCTGCGATCGCACAGGCGGTCTCGGGCGGTGGCTTCGATCCGCAGCCGTTCGACCTGAACTGGTTCAACCCCTTCGCCGTGCCGACCTTCAGCGCTTTCGCGGCAGGGCTCTCGCTGTCGATCTTCATCTTCTGGGGCTGGGACGTCACCCTCACGATGAATGAGGAGACGAAGGATCCCGAGCGCACGCCCGGCCGCGCTGCGACCGTCACGGTACTCACGATCGTCTCGCTGTACCTGCTGCTCGCGATCGCGATGATCATGTTCGCCGGCACGGGAACAGGGGAGCTGGGTCTCGGCAACGAGGACATCCAGGAGAACGTGTTCTTCCACCTCTCCGGCCCGATCCTCGGCCCGCTCGCGTTCCTCGTGTCGCTCGCGGTGCTCACGAGCTCCGCGTCGTCGCTGCAGTCGACCTTCGTGGGGCCTGCGCGCACGCTCCTCGCGATGGGGCACTACGGCGCACTCCCGCCGGCCTACGGCAAGGTCAATCCGCGCTTCTTCACGCCCGGTTACGCGACGATCGTCTCGGCTATCGTGGCATCCGCCTTCTACGCGGTGATGCGCGTGGTCAGCGAGAACACGCTGTGGGACACGATCCTCACGCTCGGCATGATGATCTGCTTCTACTACGGCATCACGGCCTTCGCCTGCGTCTGGTACTTCCGCAAGCAGTGGTTCGACTCGGCGCGCAACGTCTTCTTCACGTTCCTGTTCCCGCTCGTCGGCGGCATCATCCTGGCGATCCTCTTCGTCACGACGCTGATCGACTCGATGGACCCGGCCTACGGCAGCGGTGCGCAGATCGGCGGACTCGGCATCGTGTTCATCCTCGGCATGGTGATCATCGTCCTCGGCATCATCGTGATGATCTGGCAGGCGATCCGTCGTCCGGCGTTCTTCCGCGGCCAGACCCTCGGAACCGACGCCCCCGCACGCGGAGCCTGA